A region of the Dysgonomonas mossii genome:
TGCTTTTCTTGTAGTTCGGGCAGCTGTGGATCAATCAATAACTCTATATTTCTGTTCCATTCACTGTATAAACGTTTGGCAATACTATATTTTCTCTCGCTTGTTTCTATACTTATACACTTTGTATTGCTCGATGCTGCTGTCATACAAATTGTATTCACTCCATATCCTGCACCTATTTCGAGTATTCTCTCTGCATTGAAATAATTAACCAATCGAAATAAAAGTAAGTTGTACTTCTTCAAGTGCAAAAAAACATAAGGATCTATAATGGTTCTTATATCATCATAGATATGATAAGGCGTTTTTTCTTCAATTACTTTATTTATCAGATTAAATACAAAGGGAGAATGTATGCCATGACCTCTATGATGGCGTATCTTATAAAGTATTTTTAATCCTGTTTTCGAGAGCTTGTATATGCGTGGCATATCAGAATAGCTTGACGTAATAGGTTAACTTACCGTAAATAACTCTGTTTGCCGATCTCGAAAAGTAGTCGGCTTTACTGCTTTTATAAATATCTCCTAACCCGAAAGAGTATCTTCCTTCTAAAGCAAAATTGCCGATACCCGTACGAAATTCTAG
Encoded here:
- a CDS encoding class I SAM-dependent methyltransferase, producing the protein MPRIYKLSKTGLKILYKIRHHRGHGIHSPFVFNLINKVIEEKTPYHIYDDIRTIIDPYVFLHLKKYNLLLFRLVNYFNAERILEIGAGYGVNTICMTAASSNTKCISIETSERKYSIAKRLYSEWNRNIELLIDPQLPELQEKQDCILIDLNNYSLLSSDVCKYLDNICHEKTFIIVRGIRTNRRNQTLWKCIASMDSRTVILDLFNIGIVFFDKTLYRWEYKISF